The genomic DNA TTAGCAAGTACAGATTTTGGAATGGCTCCGAGTGTTGATAAGACTACATCAGAAGCATTAGGTTCAGGGAGATGGGAGCGTGACGGTTTTGTATCAAAGATAGCAGTTGAAGGAGATTTACCGGTAGAAGCAACAAGAGAACAACTGGAACTGCTCTTCTACGGAGCAGGATTTGACGGCGTAGCTGATTCAGTGGATCCTGATTTATGGTTAATTTCTCCATCAAGTGCAACAAAGAATTATCTTACTGTAGGAATGGATGATGTAGATAACAGTATGTTTGAATATTCAAAAGATTGTCTCATATCTTCAATAGGGATAAGTGCTTCTGTAGCATCGTATGTGACAGCAACAGCCAGTATGATAGGAATGGATTTTACAACAAATAGTACAGGATATACGGGAACAGAAATAGCACCTAAAGGAGAACCGCTGATTTGTCTGGGAACAACAATAAAACAAAACGGGGTAGATATAACTTCAAAAGTAGAAAGTATAGATATCAACATAGATAATAAACTTGAAGGAAAACAGTCACTGAACTCTGAGTATTACAAAGCAATAAGACAAGGAGAGCGGGGAAGTGTGACAATATCAATGACTTTTAACGAATTTGATAAACCAACATATATTCAGGATTTAAGCGATATAAAGTCGAACAATTCATATGAAATAATAACTGAATTTGCAGAAAAAAAGAATCCGACAAAGATATTCAGAATGACTTTTCCTAACTGTAAGCCAACAAAAACAGAAAGAACAGACCTTGCAGGAGCAGGGGGACTTACAAAAGAAGTATCAGCATATTACGATGAAACAGCAAAAACACCGGTAAAGATAGAGATGACAGATTATGCAAGTATTTTATAGTAAGGTGATAATGTGGCCAAAAAGAATATAGAAATAATAGACAGAAGTAAGGAGAATGTTTCTTCTGTTCCGGATAAACAAGAAAATTTAAAGTATCAAAATGAAAAGCTAAGAGTGAATAACCAGAATCCTGATAATAAGGGCCTCAAGAATACAGGTGAAGATATCAAAAAAGAAATAGAAAGTAATGAATCACCTGTAATACCTGAACAGCAAATAACTAATATAAAAACATATGGAACAAAAACAGATAAATTAGTAGTAGAACTGGTAGGAAAATACAGAAATATATGGAACTATCTTACAAAGCCGGATGTAATAAGAAGAATAAAGGAAAACAGCAAAGATATAGAAGTAATACCAATAGAATACAGTTTCATGGAAAGTAAAGAAATAGAATTTCTGTTTTCTCAGATAAAAGAAATTTATCTGGATGGTGTCAGTATAGAAGTAAGTATGGAAAACTTAAATAAATTCAGCGATAGGCATGGGGAGATATTAAGTGAAGTATTACTGGAATTAATATCCTCAAATGTAGAACAGATAAAAAAGTATCAGGCCAGAATTCAGATAATATATATGCTAGGGCGTGTCTAAATATAGTAAAAGGACATGAGACAACAGATGAGGGATTACAAAAAGTAATAAGTGATATTCAGAGATATGTAATATATTTTGGCATAGCAGGTATGGGTGGTTCATATGAGATAAGACATTTACCACTAAGTAGATCAATGGATGAGCATCCATATTGGATGATAGTAAAACTAAAATATATAAAAGACAGACTAAATATAGCATATCAGGAGAAAAAACCAAAGTAAGGAGGCAAAAGTGGAACAGGACAGAATAGAAACGGTCTTAAGTGTGGTAGATAACTATACAAGAGAGATAGAAAGATATAGAAATGAATTAAAGACTGTGACAAAGCAAATAACAGATATGGGTAATACTTCCGGAGGAGCCGTTTCTGGTGTTCGGAAATTGGCAGCCTCCTTAGGTGGAATAAAAGGAATTCTGGCCGGCTTAGGAATAGCAGTAGGAATAAAGGAAATAGGAAAATTAGGAATGAGTTGTATAGATGCAGCCTCAGAAATAAAAGAACTTGATAATGTCCTGGAACAGGTATTTGAAAAAGGAAGTAATGAAGTAGTAAAGTGGGCAGACAGTATATCAACAAATGTAGGAAGAGCAAGTTTTGAACTACAAAAACAGGCTTCTATATTTGGAGCAGTATTTAAAGGAGCCGGGATAAAAACAGAAGATCTTCAGGATATGTCAATGGCCTTATCTCAACTGGCAGCGGATTTTAGTTCATTTTATGATAATGATATGGAACAGGTATTTAATGCATTAAAATCTGGACTAACGGGAGAGACTGAACCATTAAAACGTTACGGGATAATTTTAAATGAGACAACTGCTGCTGAGTATGCTTTGTCAATGGGAATAAAAACAAAATGGAAAGAGATGTCGGAAGCTCAAAAACAAATTGTAAGATATAACTTTCTAATGGAAAAAACAAAGTTTGTACAGGGAGATGCTGAAAGAACAATAGACAGTTATGCCAATCAGGTAAAAGTACTTAATGCATACTGGGACAGTATAAGCAGAACTCTTGGACAAAAATTTATTCCTGTCGGAGAAGACACTCTTCATATAATTAATAACTTAATGGGAACTATAGATGGCTGGCTGAATAAACCAACAGCAGGAGGATATATAGGAGAATTTTTAGGAGAAGCATCAGAAATCCAGAATCTTGCAGCAGAATATGAAGCATTATCTAAAAAAGC from Sebaldella termitidis ATCC 33386 includes the following:
- a CDS encoding phage tail tube protein — its product is MEVRVLVGKQTARGTAEISTMYRLASTDFGMAPSVDKTTSEALGSGRWERDGFVSKIAVEGDLPVEATREQLELLFYGAGFDGVADSVDPDLWLISPSSATKNYLTVGMDDVDNSMFEYSKDCLISSIGISASVASYVTATASMIGMDFTTNSTGYTGTEIAPKGEPLICLGTTIKQNGVDITSKVESIDINIDNKLEGKQSLNSEYYKAIRQGERGSVTISMTFNEFDKPTYIQDLSDIKSNNSYEIITEFAEKKNPTKIFRMTFPNCKPTKTERTDLAGAGGLTKEVSAYYDETAKTPVKIEMTDYASIL